The genomic window TGGTTCTTCTATAATACCTTTGCAGCATCGATGCTACTGCTTGTGTACTCCAATAACCTACTCCTAATGTTCATAGGGTGGGAAGGATTAGGCTTAAGTTCATGGGCCTTAATAGGCAATTGGTTCAGGGATGATGATGAAACATCCTTCGTTGGTAAATTAGGCGATACTGTTCTAGGTAAGCCAGCGTGGACTACTCCATCCTACGCTGCCTATAGGGCTATAGTTACAATAAGGTTCGGTGACATGCCTATGCTAGGTGCCTTAGCTGCAATAGGGATATTTGGAGGAAGTCTCGACTTCAACACGATAAACTGGAGTCACTTAACAAGTGTATTAGGTACTGTTGGAACCGCCATAGTGCTTATTGCCTTCCTACTGGGTCCGTTCACTAAAAGTGCTCAATTCCCATTCAATGACTGGCTTCTAACAGCCATGACTGGTCCAACCAGTGTTTCAGCGTTACTCCACTCAGCCACCATGGTTGCGGCAGGTGTGTACGTTTTCATGAGGCTTACACTGTCCCTTTATGGGGCAGGAGCATTAGCATCAACTGGAGTATTGGTAACATACCTAGTTGTTATTTATGTCGGCTTATTAACAGCCTTACTTGGATCATTATTCGCCTTAGCCATCGATGAGAGGAAGGTTATCTTAGCTGGTTCAACCATGGCATCATTAGGGTTAATGATGGGTATAACAGCTGTTACACCATACTTAAACAGCGTAGTAACCATTGGTGAATATGTTCTTCCTGCAGCTGTCCTAGTGGCTTTCCTATACCTAATAATACATGCATTATCTAAGGCTACACTATTTCTCGTCAGTGGCCACTTAATTCATGAAACTGGCACTAGGTTTAACGTTGGCGACCTTGAGTTAGCTAAGAGAATGAAACTTGCCTTCTACTCAACAATAGCCGCAGCAATAACCCTAGGAGGGGTTCCACCATTAGCTGGTTACTGGGTTCACGCCGCAATGGATGACTTAGTCTCCAGCATCAGTCAAACAGTAGGATGGGGATCATATGCACTACTGATACTCACAAGCATAGCTTACGTGGCATTCCTAGCCAGGTTCACTTCACTAAACTTCATTAAGGGAGGTAGTGTGAAGCATAGTGAGGCTGAGCATGGTGGATTAATTATGGCCACCTCGTATGCTTTAACCGCCACTGTTGCCTTAGCCACAGTGGCCATACCATTCACATTGCATGTACCATCAGTATTAATTGAACCAGGCTACGACGTTTACGTTGTCAGCATTGGTGTGTTCCTTTGGGTCATCTTCGTAATTGCCTTAATGAAGCCAAGGGCACAGTCACTAAGTAGCTTAACAACAATCTTCGAACGTAGGTATTATCTGCAAGCATTCATGGATGTTGTGTTAGCTGGCTTTGGGAAAGTGCTGATAGAGTTCGCCTACCTAATAAGTCATGGGATTGATGTATTATTCAATACCCTAATACCATCCTTATTCACAAGTTTCTCCAGAGTGATTAGAAGGGTTCAAGTGGGTTTACTGAACCAGTACATTAAGTATATTTACTTGGCAACAGTGGTAATGTTAATAATAGTGCTGATACTGGTGATGGTGTATGGTTGAGTACATTGAGGTAATAGTTTCATCAGTAATAGGAACAATACTAGCCACTGCCGCACTACTGGCAGTTAAGAAGGAGGAGTACGCTTGGATACCCGCCATAATACTCCTACTACCTGACCTGTGGGTTAACGTTAACTACGTAGTCTACCCAGTACTCGTAGACATTGTGATAGTGGGTAACATATTGTCACTTAAGACTCTTAGC from Caldivirga sp. includes these protein-coding regions:
- a CDS encoding NADH-quinone oxidoreductase subunit L; this translates as MYESILPTLIALMTLIPILLASPISIYWSIEQDNRKARPLEYLAVTGLGIAALVSTYIAVAYPMRTIIYSYPWISVPSVFTIYVSFIVDFLSRYMGLLTAWLAFIIGVYSLEYMANDYRLGWFWFFYNTFAASMLLLVYSNNLLLMFIGWEGLGLSSWALIGNWFRDDDETSFVGKLGDTVLGKPAWTTPSYAAYRAIVTIRFGDMPMLGALAAIGIFGGSLDFNTINWSHLTSVLGTVGTAIVLIAFLLGPFTKSAQFPFNDWLLTAMTGPTSVSALLHSATMVAAGVYVFMRLTLSLYGAGALASTGVLVTYLVVIYVGLLTALLGSLFALAIDERKVILAGSTMASLGLMMGITAVTPYLNSVVTIGEYVLPAAVLVAFLYLIIHALSKATLFLVSGHLIHETGTRFNVGDLELAKRMKLAFYSTIAAAITLGGVPPLAGYWVHAAMDDLVSSISQTVGWGSYALLILTSIAYVAFLARFTSLNFIKGGSVKHSEAEHGGLIMATSYALTATVALATVAIPFTLHVPSVLIEPGYDVYVVSIGVFLWVIFVIALMKPRAQSLSSLTTIFERRYYLQAFMDVVLAGFGKVLIEFAYLISHGIDVLFNTLIPSLFTSFSRVIRRVQVGLLNQYIKYIYLATVVMLIIVLILVMVYG